Genomic segment of Mesotoga sp. BH458_6_3_2_1:
TGGTCTGTTGACGGCTGACCTGTTCCTTTGATCATTCCTACCTCCTACCCCGAACCACGTCCGTAATTTTGCATCTTGGAACTCGCAACAGGTCCTTTGGTCTTTCCTACCACCGACCCGCTACCCCCGACCCCGGTTCAACATTCCATAGCCAGGCTCAATCTCTGACTCCTCAAGGTTTGCCGACATTATCAACAGTTTCAGATTTCCTCACTGGAACCAGACAAGAAAGAGAATCCAGCACTTCCCGTGAAGGAAGATATAATCTCATGGTGAGTGAGAAGATTCCATCTGGTGCGGGTAGCCAATTAGATTCCTTGTCAACGCCAGGTGATTCATGCTGAATATAGATAACAAGCGAACCGTCCTCTTCATATTTAATATCAGTACGATCGCCTATCGAATAGCGATTTATCTCATTGGCAACCAGGAACTGATCTTCGCCGTACATCGTGATTGACCAGAATCCCTTTGGTTCAACCGCCGGAACCTCATCACTATTGAAAGAGAGAACGTAATTGAATCTCGATCCATCAAAAGCATTCCCGTCTGCATCTACTAGACCGTTTGGGCAATATGCTTCTTCAAGGCTGTTCCCGTACAAGCTGCGATAAGCAGCCACAGCCCGCAGTTCGTACTCTCCCTGCATTTCTTCTCGATTCCCGAAGACACTCAGATTCCAGCCATTTTTCGAGATTCCCACCATTTCTCCCGGGCTCTCAATTATCTCCAGAGCTTCCTTGATTCCTTCCTCCACCGCCTCTCTTATGCCGGATGGCATTGCATTGACGCCGAACGGGAAGTTCGGACCGATGCCTATCCTGCCGAATTGTTCTATCAGCTCCTTCTCGCTCGGATGTACTTCGAGCTGGCCCAGAAGAAAATTGAAATACGAGATAAACTCCGCGGACTCGGCTTTTGTCTTGTCATAGGTCGGGAAGATAGTGGGATCTGCGGGCGGCGGAGCCTCTTCTCCAAGATATGAACTGAGGGACTGAATCTCATGCTCATCCTGTATTGCTAGAACCTTCTCAAGATCGCCTTCGACTTCCATGTCAACCGCAATCCGAACTAGGCACAGGACAAAATTACCTTCGCTGCGAAAGACATCATCTACTCCGGCAGGCATGCTGCCCTGCCAGAAAGGGCCGGAAATCACAAAGGTTCGCGCGCCAGTTCCGGTGGTCCTTGTGCCAACATAAGCAAAGTTGTGTGTGTACATGTCGATCATCTCGAAGGAGTAATAGCGGTCCTCTACTGCCGGTACACTCACCACTACAGGCTCCGATCTCAGGTCAAGCCAGAGCCTAGAATAGATGCTGTCGTTATTTGGCCGGACAACTTCTCTGTAATCAGGACCCCGAAGGCTCCTTTTGTGATAGAACATGCTGAATAGCCCGGGATCGACCGCCTGGATTATCATGGTCTTGAAATCCTCCAACATCGGATAAGCAAAGATGTAAGCTTGCTTAGCGATTTCTTTTGCTTCATCGAAATTGGTTGTCAGTTCCGTTGCGTTTGCAATTGGAGAAGAAAACAGGAAGAGACAGAGAATGGCAAGCGTGATCAGATTCTTGCATTGTAGCACTTTTTGCACCCCCTTGTGCGCTCCAATTATTATACAAAAGGGCTTTGGCAGAAGAGAAAAGGCGAGGCTTTAGGTTTGAAGGCACACGGCCGATTATACTGTGGAACAGTTAAGAATCCAAGGGAAAAAGCAGACTCTTGACAGAAGAACTCTCGTCGGGAAGGTGGTTACTCCCCAGTATGCTTCTGGTCTCGAATTCTATCTCGACCAGAAGGCAAAAAATAGAGCCGTCACCAGTCATCCCATAGAGCCTGCCCCAAAATGGTCCTGTTTGGGGGACCTGCACGGGATCTCTCATTAGAAACCGCTCTACGCTTAAAACCAAGGACCCGCTGAGCGCTGGGAAGTGCCGTCCTTGGTCCTTCGTCCCAAACCATGAATCCGTCCTTCGGGAAGACTGGTTCTTCGTTCCGACGCTGCGCGTCCAGGTTGTTCGTTCTTGGAAAAGATTCCGGATCAAGTTCGGGATGACAGCGTATGGTTACTCCGAAAACGCCCAATTCCGTCATTCCGACAAAGCTCCTGGTCGGAATCCTGATGCTATTGCTTTATGACTTCAACGGTCCTCGTTTCTTACAACTCACATCTTGGAACTTGCAACTGTTCTTTTCGGCGAACGGAGAACCGGTTTGTTTGATCTTCCGAGACCCGAGACCCGTTTCGTTGGACTTTTCTACTCACAACTCACACTGGAACTTGCAACTGATCTTGGCGCACTCCAACCACCGACCCGCTATCCCCACAACCCCGTTTGAGAGTCTCAATTCCTCATAGGTACTCTTAGAACAAGCTTTTCTCTGAATCTAGATGTCGCCGAGGTGTTGTTTCAATTCCTCATAGGTAGTCTGAAAGCGCACCGCCCTCGGGGGCTTTCTTGTGATGCTAATTCGTTTCAGTTCCTTATAGGTAACCTGGAAGCGGTGCCAAAGCTTATAAGAGCATTGAGTCTGTTGTTTCAATTCCTCATAGGTAGCCTTGATGCTTTGTAGAAGTATATCATATATGTATCATTGTGTTCAAATGCCTCATAGATAGGCGTATAGCGGAGGTTTTTGCATTAGTTCTATATAGAATACTTAAAATGGCCTCTTCTTTTCAAATTGATCCATCAGTTTCTGATTTAACTCAAATGGAATTCCGTGATCTTCTTCAACCGGCTTTCGTATTCGAGAAGAAGAATTCGAATCTGTATGGAAATGCTGGTAATGGAAAGACTCACCTTGCTCAGGCAATCGGTTTAGAAGCGTGCAAACAGGACAAGGTGGTTCGTTTCTTCAGAACGGCTGCGCTGGTAAATCGCCTTTCTGAAGCACAGAAGAAGTCAGAACTAAACGCCTTCATGAAAACTCTAATGAAGGCCGATCTGATTATCTGTGATGAGTGGGGCTATGTGCCTCTTGATCGTGATGGATCGAAGTTGTTGTTTCAAGTTATCTCAGAATGCTATGAACAAAGGAGCGTGATAATCACAACGAATCTTGAGTTCAGCAAATGGGTCCATATCTTCTACGATGAACAGATGACTTCGGCAATGATTGACCTTCTTGTTCACCACAGTCACTGTTTTTGTTCAAAGGCCAAAGCTTTAGAATCAGGAATTGGCTAATGAAAACTCCTTAACACAATTTCCTGGTGGAAAGTTGTTTGCAATTCTTGCAAAAACAGGAAATTCACTCTTGCAAATAACATTCTTTGATTGCTTATCTGGAAGAAATAGCAGAATGGAGCATCCTAACATTAAGGGTAAGCGATTGATTATGGGTTCTGGATTTTGTTTGGCCAAATAATGTACTGCTTACTTTCCAAAAAACAGTTGTTTGGGATTCCTAGAAAAACCAAAAATTCGCTCATGAAAAAGACTGCGGATTTTCCTTCTTGAGCTGTATTGAATTGATTGGATTTAGATACCTTTAAGGATATATGGGGACGCTAAAAGCCAGCCCCTCTTGTCGTGCATTTTTACAATTTAGATACCTTCAAGGATATATGGGGACCGGCACTCGACCTTCGCACTCATAACCGGGCTCATATTTAGATACCTTCAAGGATATATGGGGACCGCATATCGAACACCAAACAGCACGAGTCCAAGGCGGTTTCCATACCACTATGGTTCTCACGCAACAATATGATTTTAGTATTTAATAAGAAAGCGTATAGGCTGTTTCCATACCACTATGGTTCTTACGCAACCCTATTGATACCCTATCAATACCGTATCCATACCCTACGTTTCCATACCACTATGGTTCTTACGCAACTCCTGACATGGCGGGACACCGATCTGCCAGAGGAAGGTTTCCATACCACTATGGTTCTTACGCAACCAAGGTAAAGGACAGAGAATTCGTGCTGCGTGGTATAAGTTTCCATACCACTATGGTTCTTACGCAACCTATAACTCATATTTTCCTTGTACCAGAACCCCCAGAATGTTTCCATACCACTATGGTTCTTACGCAACAAGTAGTGCGGTATGGCTTTCTATTTATAATCAAATATGTTTCCATACCACTATGGTTCTTACGCAACAAGTCAAATGGGGAATTGCTGAGGATTGTCCCAATTTGTTTCCATACCACTATGGTTCTTACGCAACGTATGTGTTGGAGGTAGAACAATGATTTTTCTCAAGTTTCCATACCACTATGGTTCTTACGCAACGTGGCTGGTTCTAACGATACTGCTAGCTTCGTGTATAGTTTCCATACCACTATGGTTCTTACGCAACATGAGAATGAGAAATTATCTGCGGGTGATCTCTTCGGGTTTCCATACCACTATGGTTCTTACGCAACCGCTTTTATTACAAAGATATTATACAGGTTTTGGGGAGGCAGAATCAACCAAATGGAAAGATCTCGTAAGCAACATCGAGTTTGCATTTCAGCGATTCGCCTAGATTTGATTATGATGGACTCAGTGCTAAGTGGAGAGAGAAGGCGTCGGTATCTTCTAAGGAAGACCGATCGCAGAAAATACCGGCGAGACACTCTCTAGCAGAAGCTTACAGAAGAAAACTGCTCTCGATTTCGCTTTTAAACAAATGACCTATCCTCAGTCGGATTTGTGTAAACTGTGCAATAATAATTCTAAATAAGTTTAAAAGTGTTATTAGCAAAGGAGTTCAGGAGAAGATGGTACACGATCGATCCGACAAGGATCGGTAACGGAATTATTAACTCGTAAAAAGCTTTATGGAAGGACAACTCAGTGCGATCAATAAAATAGGATAACTTTACTCCGCAATATGAACTTCAACAGAATCGACTTTATGTAATGCGATCCGACAATAAGGATAACGTACAACAACTTAAAAAGCTCTTCAAGAGTTTTTTTGAAAGAAATCTGCTAATATCAAGTCAAGTGTGTGAAATGGGGTATTTTAAATGATAATATTGCGAAGATATGAACCAAGATCGAGAAGGTGACTGCCACTGAATAGCAGATCTTCAATACCCTCAAAAGCAAAAAGGCACACCGGCTTTGTTGCCCAAGGTGTGCCCAGAAAAAGTCTTCAAGGAAAAGCCAATGTACGAATTGTTCAGATACTTATTCTTGTTTTTGTGTAGTTTAAACCTGCTTCGTGTTGCTCTGTTCTGATGTACCTTTCGTATTCGTCATGATTTCTAAGTATCGTGGCTATTTTGAAGGGCTCTTCCCCGTGTCTTATATAGAATACTCTCACACCCTTTGCCGGAAACTTGTAGCACTGGGCATCACCAACATACTCATGAAGCTGATGCTCTGCTTCTGCCTCGCCCCTAAGCATTTTTCTGATGTAGTCCATGTAGATCGGGTCTCTGTCGATGATCTTCTGTGCGGAGTCACTGAAGTATATTTCAGGGTTCGAAACAGTGTACCTCCCCCAGAGAATTTTCCCGAAGTTCGAGAGATAGACGAGCCCGTCTTCTTCAAGAAGTATTTGCGGGACTATTTTGGTGAAAAGCTCATATCCAAATCCCTTTATTGCTTCCTCGGCAGGAACGCAATCGTTATCAGCTCTTTCGAAGAAGGCAGAATGCTCCTCGATTATTGCAAAGTCGAAGTTTATCGGGAATGGAGGAAGCTCCAGCAAGTGAGGTGAATTCTCGTAAAGGTAGATCACCCGTGAATCGAAAACTGCCGCAACGATCGTGGTGTACGGAATCAGTGATCTGTATCCTGAGGTGGCATTGAAGTAGTTGTCGTATGACCATTGTTCGCCGTTATCAAATAGGCCAATAATTTGATCTACGTAATCTGCGATCCCCTTTTTAAAGGCCGTACTCGAATCGTCGGTCAAACCTTCGACAACTCTTGTGACGACGTTGATTCCCCCGGATCTGTATAACTCTGTGAGAGCTTCCATACATGCTTTAGATACATCAGTATTGGTAGCTATGAAGATTAGCAAATCGTCTTTGCTTACACCGAAGGTTTCGAGCCCGTTGATTTCTGGAGAAATCTTCTTAAGCTCGTCCTCGCTCATCTTTCTGAGATAGCTTACGATTGCTGAACTGCTGAGTTCACTGTCTGGGGAAGCATACATTTTCTTAAGGTTGAACCATATCGTTCCACCGACGTTTGTTATTACTCTTCTTTGTCTGCCCATGATTTGCTCTCCGGAAGCTCGACGACGTCGCCTACGACATAAGGCTCTTTCTTCTGAGCGTCAATTCCTCTTCTGTCGACCGCGAATACTCTAGTGACATCAAGCATCTTAGATTCCAGAATCTCTGCAAATTCACCCGTTACGTACTGCAGAAAGGATGTTCCACCGGCGAGATTTACGGTTATTCTGGATGTGATGTCAACCGGGAAGTCCGAACTCATTCTTCTCATGATGTCTTGAACATCTTCAAATCCTGTGAATGGATCATTGAAGAGATAAGGGGTGATCTTCTCAATATCGAATCCGGCCTTCATGCATATCTCTGGAATGTTATCTTTACCTGCTTGCGAAGTTATGACTATTACTCTGTCAGGATTCAGCCTTTTAATGAGCGTGTACAGTACTCCCGGGGATGTGCCGAGAGGAGTAAGCAGTATTTTCTCTGTCAATGGTGTGACCTCCATCTTTATGGTTTTTATTGCGAATTGATTCAGGCCGGCACGGACGAACTCCTTGACTATGTCCTTCTTAACACCGTCTATGATTTTGATCAATGAATTCATGTCATTTTTGCTTTCTCTCTCTATATTGATACTCAGGCAGAGAGTGCCATTGGTGTTTCCAAATAGGCTCTTTTCCATGAAGAACCTTGGGTAAACGTAGTTCACCATATTGTGTTTTTCGAAGTGTGGAAACTGGACAGCCTTGAAAGAGATCTTTGACAGGAGCTTCAGCCAGTTTGGCATCGTGATCGTACCCAAGCATTCATCGATTCTCTTCCGAATCATTGGGTAGAGTGTGCTCTTTTCTAGCTCACTTGCTTTGTTTCTGATTGAGATTGCGAGATCTCTGTTCATTGACTTGTATTCAGAGGCTTCGAAGGACGCTCGCAGCTTACTCAACTCACCCACAAGATCGGATACCTCATTCCTAATAGATATTGAAATCTCCGTGTTGCTTTCGAGTTCCACAGCAAGCGCTTCGATCTCGGTTATTGTTCTCAAGACGCGTGTCTTGAAATAGTTTGGTTCTACGGTTCTGTCTGACTGAACATCCGTGCCGTCAATAAACTTTAGCCATCTCGCAGCCATTATCGTTAATTTCTGCCAGTTTTCGTCGGCGAAACTAGCCGCAACCACCTTATCGAGAGGTTCTGGTTCCATCGAAAGCATCCTCACAATATCCTTCAGCTTTCCGGGTTTTCCGGTAATGGGCATGTACTCTCTGTGGTATCTTGTCACCAGTTTCACGGCAGTCTTTATGTTGTCCCAAGTGTTTTTATTACATGAGTCTGTGTCAAATGAGTTTTGCTTATCATCGAATAGCCTAAATCTATCATCATCTTCCAGCATCTGATATGAGAGCTCATGATGAAGATCTCTTACTACGCATGGAAGACTATCTAGAGGCAATATGCGACCGTCTCCAAGTTCGTAGGTTAGTTTTGTGTGACCCAGATCATGAACATTCATCGCAATTGCCAACACGAAATAGAACTCGTTTCGCAGTTGCTTTGGGATACCGTTGAGAAAGTTTTCTTCGCCGATAGTATTTATGAGATTGACAGTAAATTCCATAAGCCTTTTACTATGGCGCTGAGAATGTTCAACGGTCTCGGGTATCTGATCGCCTATCCATTGCAGGGACCAGACTTCTCGAATCATTTTCCGGAGGTAGTTCTTGTAGTTTTCCGTACAACTGTAATCATTATCTAGAAGCTTCAAGAAGTCTTCGCCGTACCCGAAGGGAAGGCCTCTAGCTTTTCTATATTTGCTTTCAATGACGTTTAGCGGTAGAGAACTCGTAAGATAGTCTTCATTGCTGCTTGCGGTATACAGATTTCTGAAAGTCTCCGGGAGCGAGCAATACTCTGAGTATTTCAGATGATTTCTTTCGAAACTATGTGTTGTGTTCCTAATAAGAATAGAATTGAATGCAGCCAGCGCTTCGTCAATTGCTCCAAAATCCCAGCTTGCTGGAACGGGTGGGAATTTCGCAAGACTGACTTCTCCTTCGAAGATGTAGAAGAAGGGTAGATTGTTAAAAATACAGTATAGTGAAGCCATAATACCCGGATACTTTTGACCACCCGTAACGTCAATCAGAATTTCCTTGTTTGGGTATTCTTCTCGGATTCTGTCAAGGATTTTCCAGATCTCAGTGAAGGCTCTTGAAAGACTCTCTATGTTATCACCTGTGTAATACATTGGCCTTTTGTGGACATCAATACCATACTTGCTGAAAGCATTTTCTGTAAGCGCCTTAAGAAAGCCATAGATTGCCGGTTCGTCTTCTCTCGAAAAACCTTCTGGCCTATCCGGAAATACAATGTACTCTACATCTGATATTGAATATCCTGTATTCAATATGTGCTGGATACTATCGGTCTCTGCGGCTAGGAAACGAATGTCGTTGTAAGAGCACGGATTCTTCAGTACTTCGTTCAGATCACAACTGAGTTCTTCATCGTCGTTGTACTTTTTCTTGTACCTAAGTACGCTGTACTCTTTTTCTTTCCGGAATCCTTCGCGTTCGTATTCGTTTCTAAGGTTGCCAAGCTTGTTGAAGAAAGAATTACCCTGCAACGCCACAACGACTTGCTCTGGTTTGAGCCTGTTTTCGACATACTGAATGATTTTGAATGCGCTGCTCTCTTCGTGATGTTTGGCAAGTGTCTTGTTCTCATATTTCTTTGATTCTTCCTCTGTCAGACCAGTAAGATCTTTCAGAAATTTCCATGAGGAGGCCTCTTCAGAGATGATGCTCCTGTCTTCTTTCCCATCGTTCATTTCGATCTCAACTAGATACTGGCAATCGCACTTCCATTTCTCGAGAAATTCATCCAGAATCACTTCTTTGATCCCTTTGTTCTTAGGTTCGAGATAATGCCTTATCTTTACCACGAAGGGAAGTGTTTCCAGGTTCTTGAGATCTACTTCTGTTGGGTCGAGCGAATACTCTCTTTCGATTCTGTCTTTCGAATCCGAGGAAC
This window contains:
- a CDS encoding CRISPR-associated protein yields the protein MGRQRRVITNVGGTIWFNLKKMYASPDSELSSSAIVSYLRKMSEDELKKISPEINGLETFGVSKDDLLIFIATNTDVSKACMEALTELYRSGGINVVTRVVEGLTDDSSTAFKKGIADYVDQIIGLFDNGEQWSYDNYFNATSGYRSLIPYTTIVAAVFDSRVIYLYENSPHLLELPPFPINFDFAIIEEHSAFFERADNDCVPAEEAIKGFGYELFTKIVPQILLEEDGLVYLSNFGKILWGRYTVSNPEIYFSDSAQKIIDRDPIYMDYIRKMLRGEAEAEHQLHEYVGDAQCYKFPAKGVRVFYIRHGEEPFKIATILRNHDEYERYIRTEQHEAGLNYTKTRISI
- a CDS encoding DUF1254 domain-containing protein, producing the protein MLQCKNLITLAILCLFLFSSPIANATELTTNFDEAKEIAKQAYIFAYPMLEDFKTMIIQAVDPGLFSMFYHKRSLRGPDYREVVRPNNDSIYSRLWLDLRSEPVVVSVPAVEDRYYSFEMIDMYTHNFAYVGTRTTGTGARTFVISGPFWQGSMPAGVDDVFRSEGNFVLCLVRIAVDMEVEGDLEKVLAIQDEHEIQSLSSYLGEEAPPPADPTIFPTYDKTKAESAEFISYFNFLLGQLEVHPSEKELIEQFGRIGIGPNFPFGVNAMPSGIREAVEEGIKEALEIIESPGEMVGISKNGWNLSVFGNREEMQGEYELRAVAAYRSLYGNSLEEAYCPNGLVDADGNAFDGSRFNYVLSFNSDEVPAVEPKGFWSITMYGEDQFLVANEINRYSIGDRTDIKYEEDGSLVIYIQHESPGVDKESNWLPAPDGIFSLTMRLYLPSREVLDSLSCLVPVRKSETVDNVGKP
- a CDS encoding ATP-binding protein; this encodes MEFRDLLQPAFVFEKKNSNLYGNAGNGKTHLAQAIGLEACKQDKVVRFFRTAALVNRLSEAQKKSELNAFMKTLMKADLIICDEWGYVPLDRDGSKLLFQVISECYEQRSVIITTNLEFSKWVHIFYDEQMTSAMIDLLVHHSHCFCSKAKALESGIG